A genomic window from Verrucomicrobiia bacterium includes:
- a CDS encoding NADPH-dependent FMN reductase, which translates to MEPIKIFAVAGALRAGSYNRKLLAAAVHKIKDAVVDIGDLKEFDIPPYDGDLEAKGLPAGVVKLKERIAAADGLLIATPEYNWSIPGTFKNAIDWASRPPSNPFRGKTALITAASNGHFGGTRSVLHLRQVLVTLGVLAISEQVTVPYADKAFDDAGNLIDPKLNASLQKGVDALIRFTTALKASK; encoded by the coding sequence ATGGAACCGATAAAGATTTTTGCCGTGGCCGGGGCTTTGCGGGCGGGGTCGTACAACCGGAAGCTTTTGGCCGCCGCCGTGCACAAGATAAAGGACGCCGTTGTCGATATTGGTGATTTAAAAGAATTCGATATACCCCCTTATGACGGCGATTTGGAGGCAAAAGGACTGCCCGCCGGCGTCGTCAAATTGAAAGAACGGATAGCCGCTGCGGACGGGTTACTCATTGCCACGCCGGAATACAACTGGTCGATTCCGGGAACTTTCAAGAATGCCATTGACTGGGCCTCACGGCCGCCTTCCAATCCCTTCCGCGGAAAAACGGCCTTAATCACCGCCGCCTCCAACGGGCACTTTGGCGGCACGCGTTCCGTTTTGCACTTGCGGCAGGTCTTGGTCACGCTCGGCGTTTTGGCCATTTCGGAGCAGGTTACCGTCCCCTATGCCGACAAGGCCTTCGACGACGCCGGAAATTTAATCGACCCCAAGCTGAACGCCAGCTTGCAGAAGGGGGTCGACGCGCTCATCCGCTTTACGACCGCATTGAAGGCCAGTAAATAA
- a CDS encoding NAD(P) transhydrogenase subunit alpha, whose product MDILYEVYIFLLAVFVGFEVISKVPVVLHTPLMSGTNAIHGIVMLGGMLVLAEAQEPLLVWLGFAAVVLGAANLFGGFVVTDRMLEMFKAKKPAAKK is encoded by the coding sequence ATGGATATTCTATACGAAGTTTACATTTTTCTTCTGGCGGTTTTTGTCGGGTTCGAGGTCATCTCCAAGGTGCCGGTGGTTCTGCACACCCCCTTGATGTCCGGCACGAACGCCATCCACGGCATCGTAATGTTGGGCGGGATGCTCGTTTTGGCCGAGGCGCAGGAGCCGCTTTTGGTCTGGCTTGGATTTGCGGCGGTTGTCCTCGGGGCGGCCAATCTATTCGGCGGGTTCGTGGTGACCGACCGGATGCTGGAAATGTTTAAGGCGAAGAAACCGGCGGCGAAAAAATAA
- a CDS encoding NAD(P)(+) transhydrogenase (Re/Si-specific) subunit beta has translation MDAKVLSDLAYLTSAFLFIIGLKFLSHPAKARRGNFLAILGMAFALVATFIFLWSGGSPARGMLIIAGIAIGGLLGTVGARMVAITNMPQMVALLNGCGGGAAALISTVEFVGGHTTDPVGFGSTIFGCIIGSISFSGSLVAFGKLQGIISERAVTSTFQKIFNALLFFALIANIIWIAAGGGETAFLLFLAGSLVFGVLMVIPIGGADMPVVISLLNSFTGLAVAATGFALKQPALIISGTLVGASGTLLTVLMCKAMNRSLANVLFAGVGAGPVATPGAAAAGEAAKTAREITPEDAAVLLGNIQSLIIIPGYGMAVAQAQHVVREMADILAARGVEVKYAVHPVAGRMPGHMNVLLAEANVPYDQLFDLDQINPEFERCDVALVIGANDVVNPAARYDKSSPIYGMPILDADKSKHIIVIKRSLNPGFAGIDNQLYYDPKTFMLFGDAKGAVAKLVEALKAV, from the coding sequence ATGGACGCCAAAGTTCTTTCCGATCTCGCCTATCTAACGTCCGCCTTCCTTTTCATCATCGGCCTGAAATTCTTGAGCCATCCGGCCAAGGCGCGCCGGGGGAATTTTTTGGCGATTTTGGGGATGGCGTTCGCCCTCGTGGCGACTTTCATCTTTCTCTGGAGCGGGGGTTCGCCTGCGCGGGGGATGCTCATAATCGCCGGCATTGCAATCGGCGGGCTTTTGGGCACGGTCGGGGCGCGGATGGTGGCCATCACCAATATGCCGCAGATGGTGGCCTTGCTGAACGGCTGCGGCGGCGGGGCAGCGGCTTTGATTTCCACGGTCGAGTTCGTGGGCGGACATACCACAGACCCGGTCGGTTTCGGCTCTACGATTTTCGGCTGCATCATTGGCTCCATTTCCTTTTCCGGTTCTTTGGTTGCCTTTGGCAAGCTGCAGGGGATTATCTCCGAGCGGGCCGTCACCTCGACTTTCCAGAAAATTTTCAACGCCCTTTTGTTCTTCGCTTTAATTGCCAACATCATCTGGATTGCGGCAGGGGGCGGAGAAACGGCTTTTCTTTTGTTTCTGGCGGGTTCCCTCGTTTTTGGCGTTCTGATGGTCATCCCCATCGGCGGGGCGGACATGCCGGTGGTGATATCCCTTTTGAACTCCTTTACCGGTCTCGCGGTGGCGGCCACGGGGTTTGCGCTCAAGCAGCCGGCGCTCATCATCAGCGGGACTTTGGTCGGCGCTTCCGGAACGCTTCTGACCGTTCTTATGTGCAAGGCCATGAACCGCTCGCTGGCCAACGTGCTTTTTGCCGGGGTGGGGGCGGGTCCCGTGGCAACGCCGGGGGCGGCAGCGGCCGGGGAAGCGGCCAAAACGGCGCGGGAGATAACGCCCGAGGATGCGGCGGTTTTGCTCGGCAACATTCAATCCCTCATCATCATTCCGGGCTACGGGATGGCCGTGGCGCAGGCCCAGCACGTCGTACGGGAGATGGCGGATATACTTGCGGCCCGCGGGGTGGAAGTGAAATACGCCGTGCACCCGGTTGCCGGGCGGATGCCGGGGCATATGAACGTGCTTTTGGCGGAGGCGAACGTGCCCTACGACCAGCTTTTCGACTTGGACCAGATCAATCCGGAGTTCGAGCGGTGCGACGTGGCCTTGGTAATCGGGGCCAACGACGTGGTGAATCCGGCCGCCCGTTACGATAAATCCAGCCCGATTTACGGGATGCCGATTCTGGACGCCGACAAATCGAAGCATATCATCGTCATCAAGCGGAGTTTGAATCCGGGCTTTGCCGGCATCGACAACCAACTGTACTACGACCCCAAGACCTTCATGCTTTTTGGCGACGCCAAGGGGGCGGTGGCCAAGCTGGTGGAAGCGCTGAAGGCGGTTTGA
- a CDS encoding Re/Si-specific NAD(P)(+) transhydrogenase subunit alpha produces the protein MRIAVPLETAPGETRVALIPESAAKLVKAGQEVFVQSGAGMRAHFTDKAYQEAGATVVASAREVYAKAELVAKVREVMSSSEAGGHEADLIPEGAVYISFLGRNKNSEAVKKLAARRVTAFSMEMIPRTSRAQKMDALSSMASIAGYKAALWGAGHLGKFFPLMMTAAGTIAPSNVFILGAGVAGLQAIATCRRLGAVVEAFDVRPAVKEEVQSLGAKFIGLELLAEEAVAAGGYAKELSEEHQKKERELIAVSLKKADVVITTAAIPGKKAPLLITEAMVKDMKPGSVIVDLAAETGGNCELTEAGKDVHKHNVLIMGPVNVPASLPFHASQMYSRNVLALIQLMLTKEGKLNLNFEDDIIRDSCITRSEAVAAGKV, from the coding sequence ATGCGTATCGCCGTGCCGCTCGAAACTGCCCCCGGAGAAACCCGGGTTGCCCTTATTCCCGAATCCGCCGCCAAGCTGGTGAAAGCCGGGCAGGAGGTTTTTGTCCAATCCGGGGCCGGGATGCGGGCGCATTTCACGGACAAGGCCTATCAAGAAGCCGGGGCGACGGTCGTTGCCAGTGCGCGGGAAGTTTATGCCAAGGCGGAGCTGGTGGCGAAAGTCCGAGAGGTGATGTCGAGTTCCGAGGCCGGCGGGCACGAGGCGGATTTGATTCCGGAAGGGGCGGTTTACATCAGCTTTTTGGGGCGGAACAAAAATTCGGAGGCGGTCAAAAAACTGGCGGCGCGACGGGTCACCGCCTTTTCGATGGAGATGATTCCGCGCACCTCGCGGGCGCAGAAAATGGATGCGCTTTCCTCGATGGCCTCCATTGCTGGTTACAAGGCAGCTTTATGGGGGGCGGGGCATTTGGGGAAATTCTTTCCTTTAATGATGACGGCGGCGGGGACGATTGCGCCATCCAACGTTTTCATCCTTGGCGCCGGAGTCGCCGGTTTGCAGGCGATAGCCACCTGCCGGCGGTTGGGTGCCGTCGTCGAAGCATTTGACGTGCGGCCGGCCGTCAAGGAAGAAGTGCAAAGTTTGGGGGCGAAGTTTATCGGGCTGGAGCTTTTGGCCGAGGAGGCGGTCGCCGCCGGGGGATACGCCAAGGAGCTTTCGGAAGAGCACCAGAAAAAAGAGCGGGAGCTTATCGCCGTCAGTTTAAAAAAAGCGGACGTGGTCATCACCACGGCCGCCATTCCGGGGAAAAAAGCTCCCCTGCTCATCACCGAAGCAATGGTCAAGGATATGAAACCCGGCTCGGTCATTGTTGATTTGGCGGCGGAAACCGGCGGCAACTGCGAGCTGACCGAAGCGGGAAAAGATGTGCACAAGCATAACGTTTTGATTATGGGGCCGGTGAACGTCCCCGCCTCGCTTCCTTTTCATGCCAGCCAGATGTACTCGCGCAACGTTTTGGCGCTCATCCAGCTTATGCTTACGAAGGAAGGAAAGCTCAATTTGAATTTTGAGGACGACATCATCCGGGACAGCTGCATCACACGCTCGGAGGCGGTCGCGGCGGGGAAGGTGTAA